aataattattaataatcaatattatatctGTTTGTAAGCATATTTACAATGTGTTAGTAATTTGATTTTTCAGGCAATTAAACAGCATATGGAAAAGAAAACTAAATGGGATAAAGAGAAGAATGAGCTACAAAAGCAAGTAGCCGAGTTGAAAGATAAGTTATTAGAATCCAATGTGAGCAGTAAAGATCAAATATCGGAAATGAAAAAAGATATGGATGAATTACTCCAGGTaagattattaattacatacctctttcatatattttgtgttatttatatccGTTGAGTTAATTATAAAGTCTTGGAACAATGTATGTGACCTATTTGCTTGTTTCCAATTGGCTGATTggaacaatttttaaataattatatatttaaaatttttattatttcatttatataaataaaaaccatcacaaccattttgtttttagtttttttttattctctttcATATGTATGTtgcaaaaataacattttctttttttgatataagtaaagttttaaaaaactttattgtgGAATAATTaggattaatgttatttaattaaatggtgatgtaacaattattgttaaataggcTTTAGAAGGTGCACAGCAAGAGGTGGATATGCTCAAAAAAGAAGTTGCAAGGCAAACAGCCAGGGCTGAACAATGTACAACGCTACGAACACAAGTGGAAAAACAAACATTTGAGCTTCAGCAAGTTACAAACAAACTAAAAGAAATAGAGTATGAAAGAGATTCATATAAGGACTGGCAACAACAGGCAAAAGTAAGCGAAATGATCAATAATATcctaatataaaagttaataacaaataaattgatgGGCTGGTTGGCATgattggtagacacttgcctttcacgccgatagttgtaggttcgattcccacccaagacagacatttgtgtgcatgaacatgtctgtttgtcctgagtctgggtgtaattatctatattagtatgtatttacaaaagaaaagtagtatatgtagtatgtcagtTGTTTGCttaccatagtacaagctctggtGCTTgccgtctctatgccggtgtcgtgcgatcgatggccctctacagggcacccgtttggtctcacagcctatcgggcgtccgccgctgcaggattaagatccaaagttcgcaggggagagtggccatccgcatagtgcagggatatcgcacgatatcctacgtggcggcaaccgtcctagcgtgctttccgcccttggatattctggcggatatggatgcgagggtctaccaacagacccgcatcctccgccagaacagtgaaagcgcgcccactGCGTGTGCTCTCAAGGCGTTAAAGTGGCAGGAATACCGGAGGGCTCTtacgacgtggcgcgaccgtctctgtgaagaacggtacgcacgcaaacgcgtcgttggagcgatcctgccagccttcgaagcctggatgagacgaaaacgacgagtcaccttccgacttacgcaggtaatgaccggtcacggttgttttggagaatacctgtgtaagatcagACGCGAATCGACgacgatgtgtcaccactgtggcgcggtcCGGGACacagctcagcatacgttggaggtgtgccccgcgtggagtgcggagagggagatcctggtccgtgtagtcggacaagacctgtccctgcgagcaatcgtgtcggcgatgcttcgcagggaatcggcgtggagggccgtagcctccttctgtgagaccgtcatggttcagaaggagacggcagAGCGGGAAcaggaaagggccgatcctgctcggcggagacgacgacggcgtcgtctcggccctcccatagcccataCGCCaaggcttaaaagatagggcgtaaccctggggccgtggatgcgtgaggtgggggcctcacgtgtcctatttcagacggtccTGTGGcggacggcagccgtgatggcctcgaactgctgtacgcactagcgaggagtgcgggggggtgagattcgccccctgatgagagctccgccgagccacgagtggagcaaagcacgggagaggccgcggatgcgttatatcaacacgatcccgcagcctctccgatccgtgctgaggacggccatcgcagtggtttcagttggtaagaatcccacataacccggttccacccccataggacccgggtacctttctgaaggtttccactgcgagaaaaaaaaaaaaaaagctctggtgcttagtttaggatcagatggccatgtgtgaataatgtcccagaatattattgttattattattataacaaatttatatagtaagtaaataatattaagaattaaccaactaactaatattatgttttgtagTATTCTCTGATgaatacagttatttttaaattaattggagGATTTTAAGTATGGTTTTGtgttgaaataatattgtttcaagTACACAGAAACTTATTACAAGaacttattacaaatttattaaataaatacattgaagTTTATCTAATAGTTTGTTATGCCTGGttgatatattcaattaatatttacatttgtaaccaatagttttgtcagttacaTTCCTgtgattttttgtcattttctatctttaataaatagttgTTGGTTATATGCTTACCACAGTATGATGTTTttttcagttaaaataaaattgatgtatTTACTTTTAGCATTCGcgttgtatgtataatatatattttggtaattaTTATGTTGGAAAGGTGCGATAGATTATGTAttatatgcttataatatatatttttttaatttttaatcacttTCAGACAGCACAAAAACGTCTATCGAATATGGCAGAACTAGAAAAAGAAGTTGTACGTCTAAGGGCGGCAGAAAGGAATCTTCGAGATGCTGTCTGTAATAAACTTTTGCTTGAAGAACAGGTTAATCTACTAACTACAAAGGTTGAGACTTTACAGCCAATGCAGCAGCAGTTACATGAAGCAacagtaagtaaatattaaatatataactatctaAACATTAATGGGCGTATTACTTTTGCttatgcttataaaattttaaaatacatattccgAATTCAAATATCTGTTTTTggataatttattatcatatataacagataaaaaataaaaaattttttaggTAAAAATAGCTGCTTTAGAATCATCACTGGAAGAATGGACGACTGCTGCAAAAAATCATGGTATTGAAACATCTCGTGCACTGTCTTCCGCTCTGGACTCGGCCTTAAGCAGTCAGTTAAATGCAGTTGCAGGATGTTCCGAGGCACAGTCCATCCTTGCACAGCATActgaggtaaataaaaaaaggagaaAACATCCTCCCAGATCAACTTTGATGATTGGGTTACATTTTATcagataaaaagttttattatattaattcatctTTTTATTAGCAAAGAAAGAAGACTTGAAATGAACCCTATGGATAGAAAATGTGAAATTTTACTCTTAAGTTACTCATGATTAGTGGTAGTGAACATTTcactttgttatatattatgttagtgCAAAAAACTGAATATGTTCACTACTCGAAACAAATTGCAACATATTGTGTATATCATAATTCTTTTTTCTACGACGAGATTTGTGTATGCTCCATAGTGGAGCTGTATGTCAAAGCttcgaatgttttatttaatcatagtagtatttatttttttatttcataatttattattttattctaggAACTAGCGACGGTTAAATTTGAGCGCGACAAGATTAGCACTAAGCTAAATGATCTGCAAATCGTGCGCAAGAACCAAGAGAGTCTTATACATCGGTTGCAGAAACGGCTATTGCTGGTCACGAGAGAAAGAGATAGCTATAggtaaatatcaatatttttttaagttctcAATGAAACTAAGTATTCAATTACTTGACATTAAGTATTCAATTACTAATCAAGATATacctttttatttctaaatatttaatttcctcAAAAAACGATAGTTCTTgtctagtttataatataaactcatATGATTTACTGCGTGCACGGATGTATGACTGTGTATGTTTATGACTactatttaacattttcattcagCATATTACTGTaagacattaatttaaataacgagTAATGAAACGAATGGCGCTAACCGTGAGTACCGTCCGTGCGGCAGACAGCAGCTGGACAGCTACGAGCGCGAGCTGACGGTGTCGCTGAGCGGCgagggcgcgggcggcgcggcgctgcTGGCGGCGCGCGTGGAGCAGCTGGAGAAGGCGCTGCAGGCCTACCGCGACCTGCTGGCGCACCACGACCACGAGCCCTCCGCCAGGGGTACGGACGCGCTACCCGCCAACACTGCCACACTCCCTGTACCCTCACTCccataatccgacacgaccggaaagagttcccCACTCTGGTCGGCTCCAAAGAATtccttgacagaaaaacccaataacttttatagaCTCCACCTGGGTTTCGAACCACGTAGATATAATACACGTAGATACATATAGCGAgacactggaccaacgaggcagtcacattGCCTATAAAGTCCTTCCTCAATAAAATGGCAATCtaatgtaacaataattttctaaatagaACTGATCttagtaactttaaaaaaaaaattataataaataaaaagaaattacctCCACAGACATTATGTCCATGTCTTTGGTGTATCATATCTTGTATttctattaatgttattttaatgagcTTGTATGTTTTTACTAGGCAGCATCACATCTAAGTTTTAACATTAAGAATTGATGGAGATATGATATTcatatgcaatataaatataaattgtcattAGACCTTGAAGAGTCCAGCTGTCTCCTTGATGATTCAGAATGTATGCCAGATGACTTCCTTGAAGGGTCGCTGTATGTCTTGATGGGTTTTTGAGCCGGTCAGGATGGCATTTGGCCAATCTGTCCATAATTGGGTCAACTCTATTATGGATCGCCATTTTTCTTCTTGTCATTAGCGCGTTCGTACATACAAACCCGAacgttataatttaatagaccCCCAGAAAACTTGCAAACTATGCATAACAAACTTCATATTActatacaatttttgttttatatatgtaactaccaacttcttttttttaatatacaatatcttTTAGCATTAGAGAACGCACGcgcagaaataaataaataccgtgACGAGGCGGAAAACGCGAAGCGAGATGTAATAAAGCTGCGAGCCCAACGTGACCAGTTACAAGCGCACTTGGAAAAGCTTGCCGCACCTACTAAAGTAAGTAtacattttctataataatcattagcTTCCCACTATTCCCGTTTAATGAGTGGAAGGGGTGAAGCAGCTTGTTAGATAATacttcgaaaaaaatattatg
This genomic stretch from Nymphalis io chromosome 17, ilAglIoxx1.1, whole genome shotgun sequence harbors:
- the LOC126775081 gene encoding mitotic spindle assembly checkpoint protein MAD1, translating into MAKEGDMSLLNDVLEPFRRVINTDPPKDKLSASTKLNFSDSNQSIKEDTPNIHSLGKRKSVLNISAPGTPEKRMRSESTSNTVSVPPSPWEAKRLKIDLIAAKAQIAKLEARVNHQHTIRKEMQILFEEEKTSLTEQHKRDQRAVSEMEERLQLIRRREQELKDEYNEAIKQHMEKKTKWDKEKNELQKQVAELKDKLLESNVSSKDQISEMKKDMDELLQALEGAQQEVDMLKKEVARQTARAEQCTTLRTQVEKQTFELQQVTNKLKEIEYERDSYKDWQQQAKTAQKRLSNMAELEKEVVRLRAAERNLRDAVCNKLLLEEQVNLLTTKVETLQPMQQQLHEATVKIAALESSLEEWTTAAKNHGIETSRALSSALDSALSSQLNAVAGCSEAQSILAQHTEELATVKFERDKISTKLNDLQIVRKNQESLIHRLQKRLLLVTRERDSYRQQLDSYERELTVSLSGEGAGGAALLAARVEQLEKALQAYRDLLAHHDHEPSARALENARAEINKYRDEAENAKRDVIKLRAQRDQLQAHLEKLAAPTKVLHLADNPAAAAHKQMQVDLESAQEEIKKLKTALREGGSRACPEEMQQLKTQLENSRIKLQRMKEEFTSSAQEYRDVCYMLLGYKIDRTGHKNYRISNMYAESSDEYLTFTLCDDGIEMVHTEYSASLGELVELHLHHHRSIPLFLSALTMELFTRTTMQHEVQEC